Proteins from one Oryza sativa Japonica Group chromosome 12, ASM3414082v1 genomic window:
- the LOC107275743 gene encoding protein RADIALIS-like 3: MSSSWTTKQNKLFERALATYDKDTPGRWQNVARAVGGGKTAEEVKRHYDKLLQDLHHIESAGRQGSQYGGSSSSKSKGGSSSGEQR; encoded by the coding sequence ATGAGTTCATCATGGACGACGAAGCAGAACAAGCTGTTCGAGAGGGCGCTGGCGACATACGACAAAGACACGCCGGGCCGCTGGCAGAACGTGGCGCGGGCAGTGGGTGGTGGAAAGACGGCCGAGGAGGTGAAGAGGCACTACGACAAGCTGCTTCAAGACCTGCACCACATTGAGTCGGCAGGCCGTCAGGGTTCCCAatacggcggcagcagcagcagcaaatccaaaggtggcagcagcagcggggAGCAGAGGTAG